AATTTGAAGATTTTCTAAACTTGCAATATCTTCTCTTTGTGTTGTTTCATATCTTAAACTAATAGGATATCTTTCTAAATCTTTATAGAAAGTAGAAACTTCTGCTCCACTTACACCAAAAGAGATAGTATTTAATACATCATCTTTTGTAATAGAGTATCTTGATAACATTTTATCATCGATTTTTATATTTAAATAATATCCAGAGTTTATTTTATCAGATGATACTGCAAGAGTTTTATCATATTTTTTTAATTTTTGCTCAATTTTAAGTGCTACATTTTCCAATGTTTCATGGTCATTTCCATATAATTTTATTCCAAGTGGAGTTCTAATCCCTGTTAAAAGCATATCTATTCTTCCTCTAATAGGATAAGTCCATGAATTAGTAAGTCCAGCAATTCTTAGTTTTTCATCCATTTCTTGCATAAGTTTTTTATATGTCATGCCTTCTCTCCACTTCTCTTGTGGCTTTAAAGTTATAATTGTTTCAATCATTGCAAGTGGAGCAGGGTCAGTTGCTGTGTCTGCTCTTCCTGCTTTTCCAAATACAGTTTCAACTTCAGGGAAAGATTTCAGAATTTTATCTGTTTTTTGAGTTAACTCTTTTGATAAATCAATTCCAAGTCCATAAGGAGTTACAGGCATATACATAAAAGTTTGCTCATTCATCATTGGCATAAATTCCCAGTTTTGTTTTTTATAAACAGGGTATGCTAATATTATAGTTGCTAAAAATAGGGCTACAATTACATATCTAAATCTAAGTGAGAGTTTTAAAAGTGGTGAATAAAGCTTTACAAAGAATCTATTTAGTATATTTTTGTCTTCACTTAAAATCTTGCCTTTTATAAAAAATATCATTAAAATAGGTACCACTGTAATTGATAAAATAGCTCCACTAACCATCGCAAAAGTTTTTGTAAATGCAAGGGGAGTAAATAATCTTCCCTCTTGTCCTGTTAATGCAAAGATTGGTAAAAAAGATACAACAACTAAAATTAAAGCAAAGAAAATAGGGCGACCTACTTGTTTTGCTGATTTTATAATAATTTCAATCCTTTGTTTATTTGAAATATCTTCTTTTCCTTGTAAATGTTTATGGGCATTTTCTACCATTACAATAGTTGCATCAACCATAGCTCCAATTGCTATTGCAATACCACCTAAACTCATAATATTTGAACCCATTCCAAATATCTTCATAAACAAAAAAGTTAAAAGTACAGTAATAGGAAGAGTAATTATTATAATTAATGCAGATCTTGCATGAAATAAAAATAAAGCAGTAACTACCATTACTATAATAGACTCTTCTATTAATGTAGATTTTAAAGTATCAATGGCTTTATCAATTAGTGAGCTTCTATCATATGTCTCAACTACTTCAACTCCATCAATTTTAAGTGTTTCAATCTTTTTTTTCACATTTTTAATTACTTTATATGGATTCTCTCCATACCTTACAACTACAATACCACCAACAGTTTCACCTTGACCGTTTAAATCAGCCATTCCTCTTCTACTTGCTGAACTTATATTAACACTTGCAATATCTTTTATTTTTAAAGGGATATTATTTTGAGTTTTTATAGTGATATTTTCAATATCATAAACACTTTGTAAATAGCCTTTTGCTGTAATTAAGTGTTCATAACCATTCTCTAAGATTATTCTTCCACCTTTGTCATTATTGCTTTTTTCAAGGGCTTTTTTTATCTCGTCAATACCTATATTGTATTGCACCATTTTATTTTGATTTAAAGTAATTTCATAATTTTTTATAAATCCACCAATTGAAGCAATTTCACTAACTCCATCTACACCTAAAAGTGCAAATTTATAGTAATAATCTTGTAATGTTTTTAGCTCATCTAAACTTTTTGTATCAGATTTTAATGCATACTCATAAGCCCAACCAACACCAGTTGCATCTGGACCAATAGTTATTTTTGCATTTGAGGGAAATTCCCCTTGAAGTTGAGATAGTTGCTCTAATATTCTGTTTCTTGATTCATAAAGGTCTGTATTATCTTTAAAAATTATATAAATTAATGCATTTGAAAAAGAACTCATAGCTCTTACTGTTTCAATATTTGGCAAACTCATCAAGTTTGATATAAGAGGATATGAAACTTGCTCTTCAATTGTCTTAGGACTTTGTCCTGCCCATTCTACTTGTACAATTACTTGAGGAGGAGATAAATCAGGCAAGGCATCTAAACTAGTATTTTTAACTGCCCAAAATGAACCTAATGTTAATATTATAATAGAAAAAAGTACTAGAAATTTGTTTTTTATACTATATGAGATTATATTTTCAACCATAATTTATTTCCTACCAATCATCGTCATCATTGTCATAAAGACCATTTGTAACAGCATCACTATCAAGTAAGAATAGAGAGTTATTTATTACTTTTTGACCTTCACTAAGACCGCTTAGGATTTGATACTTATTTGAAGATACTCTTTTTACTTTTACTTCAATTGGTTCAAATTCACTTTTTGAAATTGGTTCAAAAACATAATATTTGCTTGCTTTATTTAAAACAGCTGTTTTAGGTAAAGTAAGCATTGTTTCATGTGCAATCTCTACTTTTACTTTTGCAAACATATTTGGATATATTTTTTTATCTTTATTATCAATTATCATTCTAACATCAACTGTTTTGCTTGTTGAGTCTATGTTTGGATAAATAAAATCTATTTTTGATTCAACTGCTTGTTCTAATCCATCAAAATAGATTTTTGTTCTTTGACCTACTTTTATATCTTTTAAATCACTTTCATATATTTTTGCAATAACCCAAAGTTTATCTATATTTGCAAGTTGTAAAAGAAGTTTCCCTTTTTTTGCAAATGATTTATAGTTTATATTTTTTTGCAAGATTATTGCATCTATAGGAGAGTAAAAAGTCACATCTTTAAACTCTTTTTTTGAATTTTGAATTCTATTTATCTCTTTTTTATTAATAGCTAGAACTTCGAGTTTATCAAGTGTACTTTCATAAAGGTTTTTATCTAAATCTTTTGCTATTTTTAACTCTTTAGTTATATTATAAATATCATCAGAATAGATAGAAAAAAGTGCTTGGTTCTTTTTTACATCCATATATAATCTATTTGCATTTAGTTTTGTTATAAAGCCATCAAATCTTGTTACTATATCAACAACTTTATCTTCTATTATTAAGCTATTTGCATAAAATTCTTTGCTAAATGATACTTTTTCTTTTTTTACAGTGGTGATTTTTTTATTAAATAGTTGTTCAACTTCTATTATTTTTGCATTTATAAAAGTTAAGCTAATTAAACATATAAATAGTACTTTTTTCATCTATTTTCCTTCATAATAAATAGCTTTTGATAAAGCTGTGAAATATTTTGTTTTTTCATCTAATGCTGCAATTTTTAAGCTAATTGTTTTATTTAGATTTTGAATAATTTTTGTAGTATTATTTTTAAATCTATTGTTTATATTCAAACTTTTTTCAATAGCTTTTTGTAATGAAATAATATCTTTTGAAATTAACTCATGATTTTTATAGCTATTATCTAACTCTTTTTGTAAGATTTTGTTTGAAATAATAAAGTTTTGTTTTAAAGTTTGTAAATCATCTTTGGTTTTTAAGTATTGTAGTTGTGCTTTTTTTACTTTTATATTTTCTGTATTATAAATTGACAAAGGAATAGAAACAGAGACATTTACATAATCTTGAAACTCTCTTCTATTAAAATATGTAGCATTTAATTTAATATCAGATGTTTTAGAAGCCTCTTCAAAAGCTTCTTGCTGTTTATTTAATCTTAATTGTTGTTGTAAAGCTTTTATTTTAGGGTGATTATCAGATTTTAGTTTAATAAGTTTTTTATTAATTGTAGTATTTATATTTATATCTTTTATATTTTTATATGTTATCTCTTCTAAATTTAATTTAAGTGTTTGGATATTTGTATCTAAATTATTTAATACAATATCAAAACTCTTACTTGCAATTTTTGTATCAAATAAGGATTTTACATCTATATTAGAAGTTTGATACTTATAGTTTTGTAGTTTTTCAATTTTGTTTAAATTTTGTTTTTGTTTTATTATAAAATCTCTTTTTTCTTTTAAAATAGCTATTTTATATGCAAGTTCATAAATCTTTGATTTTAATAATAGCTTTTTATCCTCTAAACTAAGAGCCAAAATAGTTTTATTTGTGATTTGAATTGATTGATTAATTTCTAGTTTATCAGTTATAGGAATAGCTTGAGTTATCCCTATAGACTGTGCTTGCATTGGTTCTAAATCTCTTTTGTTATAGTTTTCATTTGTATGAATATCTGTTAAACCTAAAGACAAAGTTGGATTTGAATACTTTGTTGCAAGTAAGATGTTCTCATTTGCAATCATAATAGATTTTTCTATACTTTTAAGCTCACTATTTTTCAAAATAGCACTATTTACTAAAGTATCAATGCTATTTGCTGTTAGAGTTGATATAAAAAGAGTGATTACAAATAAAAACTTTTTCATTATAAGTTCACGCTTCCTCTTAAAGTATGAACTTCTCCATTAGAAGTTTTAAACTTTAGTTGATATTGCCATGTTCCACTCATTGATAAATTTACATCTAATTTATATTTATCTCCTACAAGCTTACCTTTATCTTTAAACTCCATATATGGCATACCTGGCATCTCTGGCATATAAAACTTTATTTTAGTTTTTGCATTAGTGATTTGTTTGCCATCTTTAAAGATTTGAACAAAGAAACTATTTTGTCCAACAACAAGTGATTTTTCAGATGTAAATTTTACATCATAGCCATTTTTATTTCCAGATTGTGAAATAGGTTCTGCATTTGCAATACCAAATGCTAAGATTAGAATAGAAAAAAGTTTTAAAAAACTTTTCATAAGAACTCCTTTTTGTTATTTTATAAGGAATTCTTACATTTTTACTGTGCAATTAACGTGGAATTTAAATTTAAAGTAAAAGTTGTGCCTTTATTTTGTGTAGAATCAACATTTATATCAATATTGTGCTCTTTACATATTGTATATACTATATTTAGACCTATTCCAAATCCCCCTTGAACACTATTTGCTCTATAAAATCTTTTGAAAATATCTTTTAAATTTTTTTTATCAATACCTGTACCTGTATCACTTACAATAAATTGATTATTTTTCAAAATAATATCTACTGAACCACCTATTTTATTATATTTTATTGCATTAGAAATAAGATTATTACTTAGTCTAATAAAACTCTCTTTGTCTATAAAAAAAGAAGTTGATTCAATATCTGTTGTGATTTGCACTCTTTTTTTTGATGCTAAAGTTGTAAAATACTCTATTTGTTCATTTAAAATTTCATCAATTTTTAAAACCTTTGGTGACTCTTTTTTCTTCTCTTCTAAAAATAGATAAATTAGGTCTTTATATATTTCTGAAATTCTTTTTGCACTTAGGTTTATTCTTTGTAAGTTTTTTTCACTAAGTGATGAACCTTTGCTTGTACACATTAAAATAGCAGTAATTGGGGTGTTTAATTCATGGGTTGTATCTTTTATAAAGTTATTTAATTTTAGCCTTTCATTTGTAATAGGTTTAATAAACATCTTTGCAAGATAAAAACCAGTTATAAATAAAAATGCAAAAATTAGTAAAAAGGATATAAAAATCTTCTCTTTTAATTCAAGTATTTTTTTATGAAAGAAATTCTCTTTAATAACAACATAATTTATTCCTAAATGTCCCAATGCAGAAT
The window above is part of the Malaciobacter marinus genome. Proteins encoded here:
- a CDS encoding efflux RND transporter permease subunit produces the protein MVENIISYSIKNKFLVLFSIIILTLGSFWAVKNTSLDALPDLSPPQVIVQVEWAGQSPKTIEEQVSYPLISNLMSLPNIETVRAMSSFSNALIYIIFKDNTDLYESRNRILEQLSQLQGEFPSNAKITIGPDATGVGWAYEYALKSDTKSLDELKTLQDYYYKFALLGVDGVSEIASIGGFIKNYEITLNQNKMVQYNIGIDEIKKALEKSNNDKGGRIILENGYEHLITAKGYLQSVYDIENITIKTQNNIPLKIKDIASVNISSASRRGMADLNGQGETVGGIVVVRYGENPYKVIKNVKKKIETLKIDGVEVVETYDRSSLIDKAIDTLKSTLIEESIIVMVVTALFLFHARSALIIIITLPITVLLTFLFMKIFGMGSNIMSLGGIAIAIGAMVDATIVMVENAHKHLQGKEDISNKQRIEIIIKSAKQVGRPIFFALILVVVSFLPIFALTGQEGRLFTPLAFTKTFAMVSGAILSITVVPILMIFFIKGKILSEDKNILNRFFVKLYSPLLKLSLRFRYVIVALFLATIILAYPVYKKQNWEFMPMMNEQTFMYMPVTPYGLGIDLSKELTQKTDKILKSFPEVETVFGKAGRADTATDPAPLAMIETIITLKPQEKWREGMTYKKLMQEMDEKLRIAGLTNSWTYPIRGRIDMLLTGIRTPLGIKLYGNDHETLENVALKIEQKLKKYDKTLAVSSDKINSGYYLNIKIDDKMLSRYSITKDDVLNTISFGVSGAEVSTFYKDLERYPISLRYETTQREDIASLENLQIKTKLGFQPLKLFAKLKYEEGPSVIKSEKALNVNFIYITPKSGVSAKEYKDGAKELLEEIKLPSGYFFEWAGQSEYLESAMQRLTYIIPFTLMIIFILIYFALRNITYTLIIFFTLPFALTGGVFYLEYLNFNISIAVIVGFLALLGVAAETSIVMLVYLHEAMLELKNKGIKFTKEHIFHAVFKGAVLRLRPKLMTLFAILGGLIPIMYINGVGSEVMQRIAAPMIGGMISSAFLTLIVIPAIFFILALKKTDKILETNISV
- a CDS encoding efflux RND transporter periplasmic adaptor subunit, producing MKKVLFICLISLTFINAKIIEVEQLFNKKITTVKKEKVSFSKEFYANSLIIEDKVVDIVTRFDGFITKLNANRLYMDVKKNQALFSIYSDDIYNITKELKIAKDLDKNLYESTLDKLEVLAINKKEINRIQNSKKEFKDVTFYSPIDAIILQKNINYKSFAKKGKLLLQLANIDKLWVIAKIYESDLKDIKVGQRTKIYFDGLEQAVESKIDFIYPNIDSTSKTVDVRMIIDNKDKKIYPNMFAKVKVEIAHETMLTLPKTAVLNKASKYYVFEPISKSEFEPIEVKVKRVSSNKYQILSGLSEGQKVINNSLFLLDSDAVTNGLYDNDDDDW
- a CDS encoding TolC family protein, encoding MKKFLFVITLFISTLTANSIDTLVNSAILKNSELKSIEKSIMIANENILLATKYSNPTLSLGLTDIHTNENYNKRDLEPMQAQSIGITQAIPITDKLEINQSIQITNKTILALSLEDKKLLLKSKIYELAYKIAILKEKRDFIIKQKQNLNKIEKLQNYKYQTSNIDVKSLFDTKIASKSFDIVLNNLDTNIQTLKLNLEEITYKNIKDININTTINKKLIKLKSDNHPKIKALQQQLRLNKQQEAFEEASKTSDIKLNATYFNRREFQDYVNVSVSIPLSIYNTENIKVKKAQLQYLKTKDDLQTLKQNFIISNKILQKELDNSYKNHELISKDIISLQKAIEKSLNINNRFKNNTTKIIQNLNKTISLKIAALDEKTKYFTALSKAIYYEGK
- a CDS encoding FixH family protein, coding for MKSFLKLFSILILAFGIANAEPISQSGNKNGYDVKFTSEKSLVVGQNSFFVQIFKDGKQITNAKTKIKFYMPEMPGMPYMEFKDKGKLVGDKYKLDVNLSMSGTWQYQLKFKTSNGEVHTLRGSVNL
- a CDS encoding sensor histidine kinase translates to MVIVLTRSEKSALVRFLSLYLGSSFILLTIIAWLFYKVESNLYYDLITSNMKSVASKISSTIIYAHMTNQKINPEKIRKNIDFDFALYNNKHEKLVGNIEDKIDFTKKINQYGNSFILIDDSALGHLGINYVVIKENFFHKKILELKEKIFISFLLIFAFLFITGFYLAKMFIKPITNERLKLNNFIKDTTHELNTPITAILMCTSKGSSLSEKNLQRINLSAKRISEIYKDLIYLFLEEKKKESPKVLKIDEILNEQIEYFTTLASKKRVQITTDIESTSFFIDKESFIRLSNNLISNAIKYNKIGGSVDIILKNNQFIVSDTGTGIDKKNLKDIFKRFYRANSVQGGFGIGLNIVYTICKEHNIDINVDSTQNKGTTFTLNLNSTLIAQ